The segment ctgttccgtggccgtgtgtcatgctgttgtttacctttgtaatttccggatttccatacggtctccgcggtaaacgtcacaacgctttgaactgtgggtaattccctttggtgaagtctgcatcgatgcagactcacggaaagggctcggtaagtgtgtactcaaaccctcacgccctttgaaattcgacattgggacaaccctaagcccttacgaatttcgcgagaacgcgcaccaaagtccgtgagtctgtgagtccggactttgggatcGGGCCTTTATGTTGTTAAGGAGGTTAATAAgaactgcacacactgccaaCGTTACACATAACGTGCAGTCAGTTAACATTGTATCTCTGAGCTTTTACGATTAATTAAGTGTGACGTTTTAAAGCTTGGTTAATAGTGAAATCGCTAATTGCTGCATCCCTAAGTTTAAACCAGACTCTGCCCAACTTTTGCATCCTCCATATCCCTGTTAACCTGTATGGACCAGATTATTGTTTGTTGTTGCCATTTCAACAGTTTTGTAAATTTTAGGGGTGTGTAATTGTATGTCTTCTGCAATCACATGgaaaaagtaactacatttacatactgtgaatcgtgaGCCTAATTGTCTCTTTCCAAAatagatttactaaaaaaacaaacatgtaacCTCACCTCCCAAACTACACAATCGATTGTGTTAACACAATATGAGTCTAGAAAGGAATTATCTGGGCTTATGTCTCATGACAGCTGACACGATGATCGACGCTGGCCAACAGTACTGGGAGGTGCGGTTCGACAAGGAGAGCAAAGCCTTCGCTGTGGGTGTCGCCCTGCGGAGCCTGGGAAAATTCGACCAGTTGGGGAAAAGCAGCGCTTCCTGGTGCATCCATCTGAACAACTGGCTGCAGCAGAGCCTCACAGCAAAGCACAACAACAAGGCTCGAACACTGGACTGTGCCATCCCAAACACTATAGGAGTCTACGTCAACTATGACGAAGGTACGATAAACGCACGTAGAGTCACTGTTTGAGTGATCCCAGATAGAATCACTGTTGGTCTGTTAAGTGTTGAGGATTTCTTCCCCCCTAAAACAAACACTAATATGAAAAATATGTTGCAAATAATCAGGTTATATTTTATTGTCTGTATTCAGCAGCGATTATTGGTTTAGTGAGTCTGAATGAAAGATAATAGTactttttaatatatatgttttaGTGCTGAAACAATGAAGTCAATTATGCCATTAGTCAATGGTCAGAAATTAATCAACAAACTGGTAAACAATCCAGGGCTCCATCTTCTAAGatgcaaggattttaaaatgttatttattaattcaaactttattttaccaggCAATTCTCTTTGAGGTTAGAAACCTCTTTTGAATGGAAAACCCTGCCAAAAAAGCAGTATAAAACATTGCAGTCAAAGCAATACAACAGATAAAACATtactaaaaaaaagacaacttctgcttttctgtgtttgtatatcattgtaaatttaatatatttgggttttggactgttgatcgaacaaaacaagcaatttgaagacattttataaactaaacaattcattgattttgttttttatatatactgtatttgataTTTCAACAATGAAAAAACGGGTTATTTGcagcttttactttttaaatctAGTGCATATGTGTGATTTGCCTTCTTTATTCTCTCCAGGTGTTCTGTCTTTCTACAACTCCAAAACTAAACAGCTGATGCACACCTTTAAAACCAAGTTCCAGCAGCCAATAATACCAGCTTTCATGGTGAGAAACTTTTAAGAGCCTATTAATACATCTGTTATCTAAAGAACTGCTCTATTGTTcccattagagctgcaaagattaatcgattagttgtcaactcttaaattaatcgccaactattttgataatcgattagtcggtttgagtatTTTGTTAagacaaaaagtaaaaattctttgattccagcttcttaaatgtgaatattttctagtttattctctcctctgtgacagtaaactgaatatctttgagtcgtggacaaaacaagacatttgaggacgtcatcttgggcgtttgggaaacactgatccacatttttcaccattttctgacattttacagaccaaacaactaatcgattaatcgtgaAAATAATCAACGGATTAATCCactatgaaaataatagtttgtTGCAGCCCTGGTTCCCATGACCTTTATCAACTTTGGGATGATGTGGTGCTCCCTGCAGGTGTGGAACGGCAGCTTTTCGGTACTGACAGGCCTACAGGTTCCCAGTTTGGTGCAAAGTGGCCAGAGGAAGAACAGCGGCACCAGCAGCTCCAACGCCAGCCTCACCTAGACCCATCCACTCAGCTCTGCTCCACCACAGCCACCGCTGCAGAACATCTGCCTCTGCCCTGGCTGCGGTCCAAGCCATACCATGCAAGAGTTACATCACTGGAGTATGATGGTCTAGCctgttccagtgtctgtgttgCATACCAACAAAAAATGTGTTCGGGGAACAAGTGTGTCATGCGCTGTCAGTGACCGAACTCTTCCGATGTATGACTCCggctgttgttgtggttgttgagTGGGACGCATTAGTCTTACTAGTTTTTCCTCTCTCTACACACGTCATTTAGCACTGTCCCACTGCTGCTAGAGCAAAGATTTAGCGCTGGCCGCTGCCCTCCCTTCCTTGCCATTACCAAAACTGTCAGTCGTACTGTCAACGCAGCCAGCTGCAGGTGCAGGGTCGAGGCCTGTCCTGGTCGAGGCCTGTCCTGTCTGCTTTCTCCGTGTGCCTTCCTTCTCATTTCCAAATTGATAGGCCAAATCGGGTGATCCGTACCAACATTGTCTCcctatttcaatttaaaaaataacaatgtatTGTGTCAGTGTCATTTTAACCTGGTTGTAACGTAGCTTATTGGTAAATGATCACCTACTGAATCTGCCCTCGACCTACAGTATCAACCAACCTATTTAACCCAAATAACAACCTGCTCCTAGACGATGCTCAGTTCATTAAATCAGGATTTATTAAACTCTACTTTGCCAGGAACTAATGGATCATAAGAGCAACACATATCATGGATGTTGTATTTCTTGCCAAGGCATGCAGACTTAATAGCGTTTACTGCATTTCACTTTTTGTAGACGGGTCCCACACTGCGCGCAAGATCATTTAGCCTCCTGCTAAGGTTTTGTTAGTTTTAAATCAGAGTCAGTGTTTGCTGTAGAGCCAGGCTctgcacagacattttagaaGGGAGTTTTTAATCAGTGTAACTCCACGTAGAGGTAGGTCATCAGATATGGCTGGATTTTTGGAAATGGCTGTACTGTATTCATTCTATTCACCTGACTGCACCCTCATGCttgtttgtacagtatgtgtgtgtctataccTACAGTAATAACACCACTTTAATTGCTAAAGAGGAATCCCATTACGAGTAGTGGACCGTCTGTAGTCCAAATATAACCAATAGCTAGCAAGTAGCCTCAGCTAACAAATTGTATTATGAGTGTTATCCAGGTTTGGAGTCCACCTGGGTGAGAGAGAACACAAGTGATAAACTCTGGAAACTGATGTTATGAAGTCCTTATTTGTGCACAGCCCGACCTCTTGAGTAGCGTCTGTGTCTTAAGTTACACACGGTAACAGTTTTGCTTCGCCATGTTGCTCCCTCTGTATGCATCTCATGAATAACTGTAGCCTGCAATGCTTTAAAGAAGCTGAGATTAATGTTAACTTTATTTTACATGCTGACTGATAATGTCACaattttattgtaaataattacattttttccaCTATAGTGTATCAGTCATTGAGGTAATAAAGGAGCGAGAGAATTTTGTTGTTGGATTTCTGCTtcaacaaataataaaacaaagtaaGAAACAAATTTtgacttaatttaaaaaaataaaaacggttGTAACAATAATAGACAGGTACAGAACATCATAAAACTGATACTACTGCAGTGCATGGCACATACATAGATGTTGCTTGGTCACATGTATCTGATTGGATGTGACAAAAGCAAAAAAGTCACTTCACtgaaaaattatatttgaataCAATAGGTACAGAAACCCCAAGCCCACTCTAACTTCTGTTTTCTTTCATTCACACTTCACTGTATAGTATATACAAAAGAAACCGGGTGAGGATAATGTGACAGGTACACCCCTCGTTACACTTGATTCATTTGCTAATGAGCGTCTGAGATGTGTGAATCAATAAAGTGTTAATCTTTGGAGAGGCTTTACTGCCAACAGCCAGCTGACGAGGAGGAGCAGATCCCAGGCGCAGAGGAGGAAAGaggttgtttgtgtgtaaagCTACCATGTGTTGGTACATCTTGCTGGGACAGACTGGTAAATGGCTCTCTGTACTGGTGTGAGTCACTGGttgttgctgattttttttttttttccagacgcTTTCAGAGGTTCCCAGCAGCAGAGAACATTCTTAACACCTGGCCTTTTGTCCAAACTTGAGTTTCAGCTCCGATATTGCTGCAAGAGACCAGACAAtaagctttgatattattggcaTAACAGACACTAAAATGACACATAACAGCAAATATATGAGCTGAGAAATATATCTGCACAAGCTGCTATTTAAATAAGGCCTCGAGGGCAGGGTTTGTCAGTGAAGCAGTGTGGACTTACTCGGTCCCAGAGGGTCTGTTCTCATCCTCAAATCCAGGCTGTTTGTGGAGGTAGAACCAGcctgggtggtggtggtggtggtggtggaggacaGGGGTGATATAGAAAAGGGCAATTTGCGAGGAACAACAGTTGGAGGCATTActgctttcttttgtttgtttgtctccgGTTCTGTGGAAGACCAAAAATACACAATGATTCACGTTCATAAAGGGAACAGGGGAGTTCCTGAGACGGAAAGATAAGACGGGGGTGACTTACGTGCTACTGTAACAGCTGAGGAatcctctgtctctttgtctttctcctcCACTGTTGGACACAAACATGAGATAGCAATGACAATGGAAAAATGAAGTCTCACCAGTTTGTTGCGTTTGCAAGACAGAAGAGCAAATGGCAGGAGTGATAGGTTTAATTGATGGGGCTGTTGGCAGGAGAGTCGTACTCACGCTCTTCATTCTGATACAAATTATTTTCTTCAATTGGTGCTGGCGCTGGTTTAGGAGTTGGTACTCTTGGAGCGACTGCGAAACAAAACGTAATTATAATCATTACAGGGTCGATATAATGACTTAATTCAATATAATGGCCAAGGTAAACGGTGCAGTCACAGTAATTAACACTGGTTGTGTGCAGGTTTTGAAAATGAACGTTTAGACTACAGTATGTTCAGTATAATCTGCTACGCACCTGCACTTTATGTAATAATGTGCGATTTCCCTATTTTACTATTTACTCtagttttcattatttttaccATCTTCACATTCTATGTTCTAAGTTTaatatgtatgtttttatgtttgcacCATAGAGTAGCACTTTTAATTTCCAGAAAGTATATTTAGTAGgtttataatataaaatataatattaaagaactattcatttatttattaattgttGTCAAAGTGGTTTACAAGAATCAACTTAGTCATTTTTTGTGTGACTTCGACTTGTTGGAAAAAGTCCAAGATTAGTTGCATGGAAGGGAATTTTCTGATAACAGTGTGCGTCAAAGGGAGTGGCATAAAGTGCAAACAGTTTAGTGGCTAGACGTGTACGtgttcatgtttgtgtgcttttgtaTAAATGGCGGTACCTGGTTTGGAGGGTAAACTTGGTGGGATGAGGGTTGACGAGGCACGCCGAATGCTCATCTCTCCATTGTCATTATCAGTCCGAATAAAAGCTGTGAAAAAGCCCTAACTTCAATTAGTCATGTATACCTTATGGTAAATGTATACGTTTGGTTTATGGAATAATAATTACAAAACTAAAAAGGTGACCTTAAATACAAAGTGAGCAAAAGAAAAGGCAAACAGAGAAGAATAGTGAAAGagaaagattttaaaaagtcttcagtttttgtacGTACTGATGTTTTTATCGTAGGTTTCCTCAATGATCAGAGGAATCAGAACTCCGTCCGTTTTTTCCACTAAATAGTTGATCACATCATGTAGCGTGGCACATGGGACCTGCACGAGAACAACTTTTCTTTAGCAACTTAAGAACAATGAAATACACACAGGAAATAAAACGTGTTGTGTTTTGCGATTGGACATGACTCAACCTCAATTACCACAATATCAATTGTTGAGTTTAATTATTGTCAATGTGTCATTAGTGCTGAGAAGGAAATTATGTAAAACTCTCACAAACATGAGTCATGTTACTGGCAGCGGAATGAGAGTCCATAGAATATAAGTCAGGTACAGAACAAATGTGACTGTACTAAATTCCATGTGCCATTTCTATTGCCAACTCTGATTTTAGATACTCACAGGAATGTCCACGTCAATGGCGAAGCCCCCTTCAGGTTTACGAGTCACACGGTAGTGTCTGAACACAGAGCTGATGCAGGAAGAGAAAGGCACGCAATCAGGACACAGATCAAATGAACAGTAacgctttacttgaaggtatctacataagagtgacatgacactgacaTAACACCTAACCATAactatgtcataaacgtttatgacttgtttataatacgttcatgacagtgtcatgtcactcttatgtagataccttcaagtaaagtgtaaccaaatgaaCAAATAGATTATAAATTGTACAAGATGACAACATGCaacaacacattcacacagattCAGTGTGTTAAAACTGTCATTTGGTTATTTGTAGTATTCTTTTCTAGAAGTGAAACTAGTGAGTCCTGCATTAAATGAAGATACAGAAGTAGTGTTTTAGCGTGTGTCCAAGTGTCTGATATGTATGTTCACCTATGTATTAGATCTGTGtgggagtgtatgtgtgtgtgtgtttatgctttgagtgtgtgtgtgtgtgtgtgtgtgtgtgtgtgtgtgtgtgtgtgtacccttcAAGGTCCTGTCTGGTGCTGACAGCGAAGGAGGTTCCGTTACTCCCGGGCCTCAGCAGGAGGTTTCCCTTCTTGGCCTCTTTCTCAAGCAGCAGCTCTGCCTCCAGACGGGACACACGGTGGTAACAACTGCAGGACGTCCCAAAACACCGACATTAGACAAAAGGAAAAACTTCAGCCAACACTCATCTCAAACTGACTTTAGTAGTGACACAGAGATTGTATATAGGAGAAAGGGGTGGATTAAAACGCACAAAGTCTTGTTTGAGAGACAAGGTAGCAATGACTGAACTAAGCAGACACCACATCTGCATCATCAGCAAAGTcctaatgaaataaataatttgtcacctttttttctgtttatctGAAAACCTAAAAAGAAATCACCAAATTTGAGTTTTCCCTGCACAGCATTGCTATGCAAAATTGTGTCCTATTTTCATGATAAAACAGACAAGATTCTAAGCTGAATTTAGAtattccattttctttttaccaGAATGCTTCAAGGCCGATACATAATGCCTGTTTTGTCCTGGATTCTGTTTATCCTGTAGCCCTTTACCTATTTTGCAGTGGTAAAAGTTACAGAATTGATGAGAACAGGGATTGAAtcactaaataataataataataataataataatactcaaGACCTTTTAAATGTGCTCCAAAATGCTCTTCTTAGATATGAATTTTGGTCATGTGTATCATGGTTTCAGCCATTTCTATTGGCCACATTAGGAATAACCGGTATTTTACTTGAGCAAGAGTTTCAATACTAAATAGTCTTGTTGATACTCACGCTGGCATGTCTGCTTGGAGGCTGATGTAAGCACAGTGGTTGAGTACAGCAGGTTGAGcgacatttctttttctttccttctccttctctaCTACCTCTTTCAGCATGTGGATCTGGCCTGGTAGCAGGGTGAGGGAGGTTGGTACCGACAACTGCAAGTAGACACATTTTCTGCTGTAAATCATCTGTGCAAATGAGGGCCTGATGTAAGCTACAAAACATCGGTCATCTTAaatttaaatcataaaaaaaaaaacgttaattGTTCTTGTTATACACCACTGACCTCAGCCACAGATTGGATATAGCCCTTCCACAGCTCCCGAGACTCTGCGTTAGAAGCCTGTAGACACAACGGAggagagaaaaactgtaaaatcagGAATTGCTCAGAAAAAATGAGGATGCTTTACATAAGTTAGGGTAATTTCCTCACAGTGAATTTGACATTGATGTCCTTCATCTGGAGGATGAATCTGGCCGCATCCAAGTGACGATCCTGGCTGCCATCGTCCGTTATTGAGATAAATCCACTGAGATCCACTTTCTCTATGTACTGGTgaacacacaaaagacacatgGAGTGACATATAATTCCTGTTGGCTTCACCAGAAAAGGTTTTGATCAATCATCCAAATATCCGGCTCGTATTAACCCAAATCTTTGAGATAACTTACAATGGTGTCTCTCATGTCATTGAAGAAGAACAGCGTGTTTCCACACAGACTGGTCCACAGTTTTTGGGATGtctgcacaaacacacgtagAGAGACGTAATGACTAAAAGGATAACATACCAAGCAGGGAAGAAGAACAGATATGGAGATGAACATTAAAGAAGAGCATGGGCATTCTGTTTAAAGTGAGAAGATACTAAATTAACACAAACAGGAAATGAACTGTGCAGGTGACATTCTTGGATCAGACTTTATAGGTCCAGCTTTTGTAACCAAAGAAACCTAAAGCAATGTGTGATGTTATCAACTGTTAGTGAGTGTTTGGATTGGTTGGACCTGACTTGTGAGTGTTGAATAATTCAGATGTTTGTAGGCCGGTTTCAGGTTAAAACCCCCCCACTGGACTCAGAATAACTAAAATATAAGTACTGATCTGTAAAACTGGAACTTTGATGTAACTGAGCAAACTAACTTTTATCCAGGACTGGGAAAGTTTTAAAGTGtcctcagaaaaaaaaagtttcacctTTGATTTGATGTGCTCTCACTTTCTTATCAGGGAGGGCCTGACAGACCAGCACACATGATTCATTATCTGCAAAGCCTGCCTTTCCAGTTAGTGACGTTGCTTTCCTGTCAATTCTAATCTTTATGGCACATTACACAGGATAGCAGTCAGACCAGATGGAGACTGCTGAGAATCAAAGTCCTCCCAATATATAAGAAACGATATGACAGGCAACGCCACCCACAGAAAACCCTAACACGTAACCTGCCTTTACCTGGTGCTGTGCATTAAGTGTGaacaataacttttatttatttttttatttaaccaggttagtctcattgagatacaaaatctctttttcaagagagacctggccaagatagcagaacaagtttgttacataaaaaaacaatttacaatcacaaaacaaacacaaaagaggcaaagacatctcaagtgcatttcaattaaataaaagtatcattagttaaaacatttgcacgtGTGGATGGACTCATGTTCTATGGTTTTAACATAACCTTTAAAATCTTTTAAGGAAACGGAACTAAATCCACCTGTACCTCAACAGGATTTACAGCGCACATAcacagttcaattcaattcaattcaattttatagtaCCATCTTACCAGGACTTGGAGATGACTAGGGCTATATTATTGTCATCGGGATATCAActtgcgcaataaacacattgcgaAGGACTGCAACACATCTCGAAAGACACTAAGGTTTTTCTTTAGTTAGTTGAAAGAGACTATCaatagaaaactgcactttaaaatgttaacgtttgtttttatgGGGCCTTTTCTGTtcttgttcaataaaagaatgttggttATACTttcctttcagttttttttttattcaaaaagcTATTGTTGTATTAAAGCAttatactgaaagcagcaaaaaggcagaactgagtacattaTTAATATGtgtttatcgcaagtaatatcagTATTGCGATGTTCAACAACATTATCGCATGTTTTCcttatatcgtgcagccctaaaaacaacaatatgaGGGCTTTATTGGAACTTGCTTTTGTATTTCTCCCCACAGAGGTAAAGGGCCCATATATATTGTGTAGAGTGAGTACTCAGCCTCCCGTCCCCCCCGTCCCACCTAAAGTCCTCTGGATAAACTGAGGAGATAAACACACATTAAAGTGTATCATGATGGTTTCTGTCTTGTGGCATCTTCAAAGTAAATGTTTAGGCTACTCCTTCAGTTTGTCAGTAGGACTTTTGGACTCTGTTATTCACAAGAATGGCTAAGCCCTTTCTAATGCGACACGCAAagttaatgcacacacacacacacacacacacacacacacacacacacacacacacacacacacacacacacacacacacacacacacacacacacacacacacacacacacacacacacaactggtttGATGAGATTCTTTTCTATTTCTGCAACACGTTTTTATAACGTTTTTAAAAGAAGCCTTAAACCCAGACAAAAGAGTCATAAGAATTAGAACTGTTGGCAGTCCATTTCACCTGTCGCATACAAAAAAGACAAACTCGTCTCTCACAAAAACAATCTAATAAACTACCTTATCTTCCAACGACCTCTTCTCCAGGTATCCCTCATAGTAGCAGGTTGGCAGCTGGCTCCTCTGTCGCGCTGTTCGCATTGCCATCACGGTGGTCTCGATGTTTACGATGAATCTGAATTTACAAACAGATTAAGATACCAGCAGCATGACATCTCAGTAGCTTCTGCTTAATCTGCAGTAGGCCAAAACCCTCTAGTATAATAAAGTGAGGCGGGAACCTGCGTGTCAGGTAGGCGGCAGCGTCCTTGCCGCTGATTGGTCAATGTGTGGTGTGGGCGTAGCCTAGACTGTAAATATCAACAACAACATATTACAGACGGTTCATTTCCTTGTTGTGTTAATTTAGTATCGTATGTAACAATTAAGCGAAATGTCTATGGGTGGGACCGAGGACTGCTTGTGACGTAGCCTCGTCGACATATTTCTCAAGATTTGGAAATCACCTCTGGGCCTCACTGAAACTAAAACCAGTAGTCATAACCAAATGTCATTTCTTTGTACCTTttgaaaatgaactggcagAACAAGTTTATGCGTAAAGACAGATTGGGCTGAAAAAGACTGTTAGCAACTGTGCGTTTTCCACAAAATATTAGGAATGGCGTCGTAGGTCCTCACGTTGTCGTTTGACACTTGTCTGGTAAAGCATACCAacaattttgttgttgttagctTACACAAATCAATAAGCAAGAGTGCAGTAAATTATTATCTAATGAAAGTATGATATCAAGTCATACAAGGCTAGCAGTAGATTATTGCACTGTGTTGCATTATGGATGTGTTACCTTGCATGGTAGCAGGTCAAATAGGtaaaaggtcagattacctgttttgaacaatggatgccaacaatagacagagagtaaggggaggaggaggagggaagaagagaaagaaggagagccatctctgatgaaaTACGGGCCacacttattcatcatgtgatcaaccacgGACTGACCATGAGAGAAGCACATtttgagtagctttacagtcaAACCTTCAAAAATGAGGACaggcatgcaactatctaatgactatttcagcattataaatcaatcagactttgtttagCAAACAAGcacgcacaaaaacacacaacacacacacacacacatgaacgcacacgctcaaacacacacacacacacacacacacacacatattctttattctaaaaatgattcCTTTGGTCTACAAATGTTtgtagttttgttttcttgtttcatgctgctgtatacaacactgtgctatagaacaacagtgtgtacatggtgtatccaaaaatttactattatgaaaaattgtttgccatttgatgcaaactcttcattttgagatgtgtttatggcattttgaatgcactgtttcattttgaagcagATGTGAgccattttgcattttgtgtgtgcagttttgggaattgtgtgtagagttttgaaaaaaggagacatagttttggaaatgtgtgtaagcagttggaaaaaactgtaatgtcaagATGAAGAGATGATGGCTCCCTCTGCTGGAGGAATTCCTGGTGGTATTATCAACATAGGCCTATCTAAAACACTGATTGTCAGTTTACACCTACGCAGTGCAATACGCCATATATAAATGAGGTTATGTGAAGTTTACATATCCTTTGCAAGTTGAGAAGGTGGGAAGTTATATCTTTCTAATCATTCCAACATATTTATTTTGCTGCCTGAAGACTTAGTGACTAGTCTGTGTACCAGTGAATCTACCATGGGCGGAGTTTTGTCTATTCATCAAATTACTTTTAATAGATAATGACATGAGAACCagggatattttttttattttcttatttggaGCATGCCTCTCAGCAATCAGCACTAAATGTGTGAGAAAGATGCTGAAGAGCCAATTCAACATGGAACAAGTTGCCGTCAACGACAATGTAGAAATCTCTTTAGTAAAATGTCTACGTTACTTTTAATTCTAGCATCACCAACATAGACTTCTACAAGTcagctaaaataaaataataac is part of the Perca flavescens isolate YP-PL-M2 chromosome 9, PFLA_1.0, whole genome shotgun sequence genome and harbors:
- the LOC114562036 gene encoding signal-transducing adaptor protein 1 codes for the protein MAMRTARQRSQLPTCYYEGYLEKRSLEDKTSQKLWTSLCGNTLFFFNDMRDTIYIEKVDLSGFISITDDGSQDRHLDAARFILQMKDINVKFTASNAESRELWKGYIQSVAELSVPTSLTLLPGQIHMLKEVVEKEKERKRNVAQPAVLNHCAYISLQADMPACYHRVSRLEAELLLEKEAKKGNLLLRPGSNGTSFAVSTRQDLEGSVFRHYRVTRKPEGGFAIDVDIPVPCATLHDVINYLVEKTDGVLIPLIIEETYDKNITFIRTDNDNGEMSIRRASSTLIPPSLPSKPVAPRVPTPKPAPAPIEENNLYQNEELEEKDKETEDSSAVTVAQPETNKQKKAVMPPTVVPRKLPFSISPLSSTTTTTTTQAGSTSTNSLDLRMRTDPLGPTISELKLKFGQKARC